catgcTCACATGCCCGAGGCTACTCCAGAATTAGCTGTTGTGATCCCTATCAGCTCAAAAGCTTTGGACATGGCATTGCCTGAGGCTGGCTGGTCTCAAAGGTGTCAGCTGCCAGGTCACACAGGCTGTGTCTGGAGCCTCAAGAGGAAGAACTGGGGTGTTAGACCGTGGTGGGACTCCAAACCACCCTTGCTACATGGGTGTTCCTACCTGGGAGCCTGACCTACTTCTTCATCCTCCCCCCCACTCAGAGGACATTCAGACTCAAGGCAATGTGGTCATGGAGTGCACAGGTGGACTGTGGCAACAGAGATGGAGACTTACAgagcactgtcccaggctgcccacacaggctgtggaatctgcatctctggagagactgcaaagccacctgggcaggctgctgtgggtgccctgcttcagcagggggtgTTGGACAGGATGGTCTGCAGAAggcacttccaacccccaccctgctgggattctggggttcAATGACCAGCCCTACAAACAGCCACCCAAGAGCTAATGTCCTAGAGAGTTTGGTAGCCTTCCCTGATCATTACAGCATCACAATTAGACAGTAATTAACACTGCCATGAGCATGTGCAACAGTCAAAACACCAAACCTCTTTCCTGCAAGCATCACTGTAGTCAGAGTCACAAATTTCCAGGCTCCTCAAAGAGCATTTACCCAGCAGTGCTACATTTAACATGCAGTGGAATAAATCTGCATGCATTGCTTACATTATTAACAGCAACCTGGCTCCTTAATTAACTCAGAACAGCACAAGCTAGGAGGCTAAATGTTAATTGACTGCTCACTGGCAGACTCTGTCTTTCAGCTTCCAAGGGAACCAACCTACTGTGTATTGCAGCCAGttccacagaatcccagactggttctggttggaaagggcctttcaAGTCCACTTAGCCcaaacccctgcagccagcagggacagctgcagccagagcaggttgctcagagccccagacaacctgacctgcaatggggcagctcccacctctctgggcagcctgggccaggctctcaccactctcagtatgaacaatttcttccttctctccaagtctgaatctccctctttgaggtcaaaccatcacctcttgtcctgtcacttacACACCCAGccaaaaagtctgtccccagctttccattccatttcttaaacccttcctttcccagccccagccctgagcagtcCCTGGAGAAGATCTTTCACATCTTACCCAGTTGTTTATTTCCTTCTTGATTTTGGTTTCTTAAACTTACTGCCCCAGCTAAACTAGAAGCAACTGTGTGGTTGCTGATGAGCTAAATTCACTTAAGTGAAAAGAAACAAGAGGCCATGAACAGGAGAACTTGGCCCCATGGATATTTAGCTTGAGCTCATCAAGCTGCTTCCATGGTCTTTTGCATAACTTCTTAAGTGGCCTCAATCATGGAAGAAAATAGTTTAGTTCAGGCCAGTGGGAGCAAAGAGACAGCCCCTGCTGGGTTGCAAGCACCTGATTGTTTATGATGGAAATGATCTGTTTGCCACTGGctctctggctgctcttcaaATGAAAGGGTTTGGGGGCCACTCCTCAGCTCCTCCAAACCCAACAGCATTGGGAATGCAGCCTTGATCAGACATGGGCCCTGGGATAAATGATGGAAACCTGCCAAAACCTCATGCCCACATTCTCCACTTCTTTTGGGTACACTAAGAAGAATGTGACCagaaggttgagggaggttctcctccccctctgctctgctctaccgAGGCCTTTTCTGgaggactgggtccagttctgggctccccactgcatgagagacagggaactaccagAGAGAGTCcactgcaggctgggaagctgctgaggggcctggagcagctctgtgaccagcaaaggctgagagccctggggctgagagcctgcagaagagcagccccagaggggatcttagCAATGCTCATCAATGGCTGATGGGtggaggcaagaggctggggccaggctctgctcagtggtgcccagggacagcacaaggggcaagaggcacaaactggagcccaggaggttccacctgaacaggaggagaaagttgtttgttgtgagggtgctggaggcctgtcccaggctgcccagggaggttgtggagtctcctggtgtggagagattccaaacctcccctgggtattgtgctcctggccaagctgctgtgggtgccctgctttagcagtggggttggactggatagcCTCCAGAGGgtctcccttccaagccctccctgctgggattctgggatacTCCAAACATCCAGAAAGGAACAATCCTCAGAGCTCTTTGTTATTTCCTGAGTCAGGGATTTTAGTTTATGATGGAGAATGTGTCTCCTGCAACACTTCTTTTGTCATCACAGGCAGCACAAAGTTGACTCCTTCAACTCACTCATTCCATAATGACCACCAAGTGTTTGTTAGCTTCTGGAGAAATCACATCTCACATGGTCAGCCTGGCAGGAAGGGTAAGAACCTATTTGATAGCTTGTCAGCTTGAATCTTCAATGTGGAAAGAGAGCACCATGTGCTGGATCAGACCTGACTTTTCAATGTACAATACAAACGCTCcttcagaggaaggaagaatTCAGCTGGGGCTGTCAGGGAGCTGAAAAggtgaggggggggggaggggaggaacaaaacccacaacagacTTTTTTAGAAGCCAGAGAGCAAAGCAATCCACAGCTTCttactgaagaagaaaaaggctgTGGTTTAATTTTGCAGTGTCACAAACCAGGGATTAGATCAGGGGAGCTGAGAAATTGAGGAGAATTGGAAATGACTCCACTGGGTTTTGTCACACAGGAtccctcttctgctgcttgATGAGGTTTGCTAGcagagaagcatagaatcatagaagtgatTGTTTTATTTGAAGGTGACCTGcaaagtcatcaagtccaatctttaacccagcactgccaggtcaccactaagccatggccctcagcaccacatccccacagctttgaaaccccctccagggatagggactccatgGGGACACCTTGCCAAGCACTTggaggaggaaattgttcctcatgcccaccTTCAACCCTGCTCAAAAGCCAgtgcccagctttctgatcagccctggTTAAGTcctgaaaagccaccagaaggtgcccctggagccttctcttctccaggctgcccaagcccagctctctcagcctggcctcgcaGCCTTCCATTctctgaccatttttgtggcctcctccagcttctccctgccGCCTGCCGGCTGCAAATGGCCCAGCTGGAGCCACTGACTAACCTGAgcgctcctgctccctctgtcCCTCGGCAGTTATCACCCTGTGCTGCATCTTCAAGTGCCGGATCCCCCGCACCAGGAAGGAGATCGAGGCGCGCTACGCCCAGCGGCAGGCGGCCAAGAACTACGCAGACAAGCTGGACACGGTGCCACCGCTCAACGAGCTGACTGAGATCCCTGGAGGTACTCCCCATGCCCCACACCTGCACCTGACACccatccctgcttctgctggctgcgAGGAtgaccacgagccagcagtctgctcttgtggccaggaaggccaatggcatcctggggtgggtgagaagggctgtgagcagtagggagagagaggttctcctccccctctactctgcactggtgaggctgcagctggagtgttgtgtccagttctgggcccctcaggtcaagagagacagggagctgcttgagagaggctggtgcagagccacgaggatgaggaagggagtggagcatctTCTGTaccaggagagactgagggagctgagggctctttggcttagagaagaggagactgagaggtgacctcatcaatggttataaagctgtgcagggtgagtgcccagaggctggagccaggctctgctgggtgctgcccaatgccagcacaaggggcagtggtggaagctgaggcagaggaagtgccatgtgaacatgaggaagaattttttccctgacagagccctggagcaggctgcccggggggttgtggagatactcaaaacccagctggatgtgttcctgtgtgccctgctctaggtgctcctgctctggcagggggcttggactggatgagctttggaggtcccttccagcccctgaaattctgtgattccctatGCATGAATGCAAAGGGCTTGGTCCTTCCTCAGTGTGAATCACTGTGGTTCCTTGGGTACAATGATTGAGAGTTTCATGGTGCCCTGTTTGGATGGCCAAGGGTCCTtctgtcactgctctctgctcccctcactCATCTTTCCTCATTCTGCAGGCTCTACTGAAACCCTCCTAACTCTCTCTGGACATGTCCAGTCCAGACCTCTCaaatccctgcctgtggtgaaAGAAGAAGATGAAATGACTCTGCAAGGACATTAGGGGACTGCcttcctgtctgtctgtctgtggcTTCCCTTTTCTGATGAGATCCATCACACCTTGGACTCCCCACTGCTCACTTCCCTCTCTGCATTTGACCTCTTCTTTTCTCAATACCTTTTTAGGAACTGTTTTTTATTCCTTCATCTTTCCTGGGTCTCTGCAAGCCTTGTGCTCTACAGTTTGGTAAGAACTGAGAAGCTCCTTAACTCCAGGTGGCTTCAGTCCCTGAGACTGGTGAAAGAGGCAGACAGCATcactgcagagagaaaacaatAAGATCCAGAACTAAGTGCTTAGCAGTAGGAACTTACACAGACCTCCATATGCCAGGGGTGCTCAGACATCTCACTGTGCCTGAGGAGAGCCAGACCAACCTctggagctgagcccagctggcaTGACTGAGTCCTTGTCCATACAGTTTCATAGattcctggaatggtttgggttagaagggaccttgaagatcatctggttacagcccccctgccatgggcagggacacctctcacctagatttggctgctcaaagcctcatccagcctggccttaagcacctccagggaggaggtgctattctattctgtttaatctatttaattctattctagttaaTCTCTTACACATATGAGCAATCACACATGAAAGGGTTCACCCTGCAGCCTTTGATTTCCTTCCCAGAGGACCAGATTTGGACTCCATAGAGGTCACCTATCAGTAGATCCCAGAGGGTGTGAAGGATCAtggctgtggagagcagaaagCCAAAGCCACTCATTTATGGCTGCATCCTCTTCCTGCCAGGCTGGAAAGCCAACACGTTCAGGATAAGGATATGCAGAAAGAACACTTGGGCAGCAGAAATGGCTGTTTCCCCCCAGAACATTTTGACCTCCTGGAAGCAGCCTTTAGGCCCCACCAACAGACTCCATCCAAAACCCATTTCTGCTGTGGGTTTGATCAGACCACAGCAGATTGTTGCAGCATGAGCTCACGAGTAAATTGCCACCaaaaaatgcagctgctgggaagtcAGCTGCCCCAGACAGACTGCTTCAACTCTTACCCAGCTTAATGTGTAAGTTGAGTAAGGTGATCACCCCTTGACAATTTGAGTAAGGTGACCACCCCTTGACCCCTGAGAATCCCAGAACAATGGTCCTGGGGTGGTGCAGGGGGGGAGGCTGGTGGGTGACATGTGGCTGAGTGGATGCTGGTGTCTGAGAACTTCTGATTGTGTTCCCTGAAGCTcctgcttgctcagagccccagaaaaCCTGCCCTTGAGTAgttgcagggatggagcacctaccatctctctgggcaatgtgGGACAGGGGctcataagccctgtgaggagaggctgagggagctggggttgcttagtctggagaagaggaggctcaggggagaccttcttgctctctacaactccctgaagggaggttgtagccaggtgggggttggtctcttctcccaggcacccagcaccagaacaagaggacacagtctcaagctgtgccaggggaaggttaggctggaggtgaggagaaagttcttcccagcaagagagattggccactgggatgtgctggccagggaggtggtggagtccctgtctctggaggtgttcaagaggggattggatgagtcacttggagccatggctgagttagtcaggaggtgtggggtgacaggttggagtggatgatctctgaggccttttccaaccttattgattctatgattcaatgtgATCCCAAGGCAAGGTTGCAGTGAGTTGCAGGAGAGATGTTTCTGTTCCTTCTTGTGGAAGGACTCAGCTGCACATTGTGTGAGCATCGCTGGGAAATGCTTGGGGGCTGTGTTCATGGAGCAGTTCCTACCCACAGGAGACATTTCCTCTGACAGATGCCCAACTCAGCTCCTGAAATTAACTCAGTTCTGCTTTATCTCCTTTGTCTACCTTCTCAAAACAGACAGGAAAAGCCACTGGGCAGTGAGCAAAACATCTGCATGGGCCAAGCCCCAGCAGAGGGATTTTCCCCTTGCCCAAGGtttgccagcagggagcaggagctttgCCCTCTTCCTGGCTTATGTCAACACAAGCtaactgcttttctctttcctcttttcccaccCTTGCATACagctcagtctgcagaagaaaaaaaggaagaggttcCCACTGTGTCTGGAAAAGTGGACAAGGCTCAGGGTAAGAAAGATGGAGCCAAGGATTCCAAAAAGAAGGATGGTGAAAAAGACCAGAAAGAAGAATccaagaaagaagggaaggatggggccaaaaagaaggaaggggaaaagggagaaaaaggagaaaaggaggagaagggagaaaaagatgACAAGAAGCAAGGTGCTGGGAAGAAAGGTGAAAAAGAAGGTGAAGCATCAAAGtcaggaggaggcagcaaaaGCAATGGCAAGGCTGGCGGGAATGCCAAAGCCCCAGCAAAGAAGAAGTGACCTTGCTAAGAGACAGTGCTGGAAGTCTTTTGGGGAGGGACAATGTCAAATCCCTGTGGGAAGAGCACTGGGAGCAGACAGGAGATGCTGCCTCCATCTTCTCAGGCTGCTGAGTGCCACTGGATGTGTGCATTTGTTACCTTCTGAAGACCAAGTCACTGCTGTTTGGCCACCAGAGAAAGACCTGGCCACAGCTaacactgtgcagagctgcatgaCAGCAACAACTGCAACCCAAGTGCAGCCTGGGGTGAGAGCAAGGACCTTGGATCAGCATAGAACCTGGAGTGGGAACAAGGACTTTGGGTGAGCACAGAACTTGGAGTGAGAGCCAGGGCTTTGGGTGAGCATGGAAATGCATATGGATGAATGTCTAAACTAATGGGAGGCCAGGACCTCCCATTAGGAGGACCTTAAGAAGCCTGATCAGTATTTACTGGCACTCAGCTCACAGGATCATcacagagtcaaccaggttggaagagacctccaagaccatcaagtccaagcagtCACCCAagcctaactaatcaactaaaccaaggcactaagtgcctcatccagtctcttcttaaacacctccagggatgctgagcccaccacctccctgggcagcccactccaaagGGCACTTGGGCAGCAGAAATGGCTATTTCACCCCTGAGCCCTAATACATTTtgatatttcttcttctttctgtgaagaacttctttctaggatcaagcctagacttccccttgcacagccctgGGTCATCTGAGGGCTTTATCCACTCATTTCTGCCTGGTGAGGGTGGCAACTAAATGGGTGGGATGGAGGAAATCTATTCCTGGGGCTTGCAGACTCTCAGGGAAATCTGCTGCCTAGCAAAATGTGTCCTGATGCCTGATGGAGAGAAGTTAATTTACAGCCATGGTCCAAAACCAGAGTGTTTCCCCTTGGCTTGAAGAACAGAGCTCAGGTGGAATCTGGAAGCCAGATCTCAGAGGATGTAAACTATggctgctggacaggagcacactggccaagggcagcctgtgaGCTGCTCTTTACACCACCAGATGGTGAAATTGCACTGGGGAAAAGACAACCAGCAGATGCCGAAGCTTTGCAGTATCACTCAGCCTGGAGACAGCCTGATTTCTCTGGGAACATCGACGAGACAACAAATCCCAGCACCCAGAAGCAACGTTTAGGTCCCAAGGCTCAGACATCCAGGTAGTAATGAAAATGAGCCCCAGACGTGCACGACAAGGGTGGTGTGGAGAGAACAGACAGAGCTGCTAGGACTGAGGACTTGGAGGATGCTCTGCTTTACTTGTTCCACAGCTTTCCACTAGAGGGGACCTCGTTCTTCTCCTCTCTAATATGTGGAGACAGCTTTAAAAGCAGTGTGTGCTGGATGTGTTTTGCCTTATTTGTGTCGTTAAAGCAAGCCTGGTAATATCTCCTTTTTTTGCCACCTAAAGAAGACCTCCACAGCACTGATTTATCTACCTGAGCCATCATGTCATCTTCCAGTgttgttctgccactggctaTAAGAGAGGGGAGAGTTCAGATGACAGGAGCTTGGTGCTGCCAGGACATCACTTGAGGAAAGAGTCACTGGTGGATAAAACTGATGCCaaggggtggaggtgaggatCTGAAGTCTGGATGAGCAGGTCAACAGGAGGGGGTGGAAAGAGGAAGCCTTTTAATTTCATTCCTGGttcaccttattgctgtctacaactacctgaagaggggattggatgtggcacttggtgccatggtttagtagtcgtgaggttttgggtgacaggttggacttgatgatctctgaggtcttttccaaccttattgattccttTCATTGGgatgctcctcacagctctttTGAGGTTGTGATTCCAGGGAAAAGGATGTCTCCTCTTAGCTTAGGGCCAGGAAAGCCCTCCAGAAGACTTTCACTACATACTTCACCATCTAGGCTATCACCTAGGACCATAGGTTGGGCTGCAGAGACCTTTGGCTAGTCTAATGATGGAAGGACACTGGATTTGGGTGGCTTTGGGACAGCCTGTGCTTCtaaggggcagtgggtacaaacAGGAGAGTTCACTTGAGCTTcaagagaaaattctttgctctgagggtgctggagccctgtgccaggctgcccagagaggttgtggagtcttcttccctggagagattccaaagccccctgggcactgtgctcctgggcaagctgctgtgggtgccctgctggagcagggggtttggactgggtgagctccagaggtcccttccattctgcAATTAATTTCACCTTCTTTCCCTGGGTCAGTTTGAAAAtatctcctccccagccctgttctccagaccctcccccagctttgttgccttgctctggacctgctccaacacctccatgtccttcttggagcgagggccccaaactgaccccaggattcgAGGTGTGCTCTCACCAGTGCCCggtccaggggcaccatcacttccctgctcctgctgatgcacaccaggatgctgttggccatcttggcctcttgagcacactgctggctcatgtgaaACAGaaagccagctctgtgctttgcagccaggctctgtccCTTCCTGTTTGTCCTTCCTTCAcgaggcagctctgctctccttccctcccagcctccaacAAGCTTGGCTCTGGAGCTCAGTCACATCTTTTGCTTTGCTCACAAGATAGGAAATAGCTCATGGGGGGCTCTCTCCATAGGCAATGCTTTCAGAATACCAATTTAATGAGCTTATTTTACAGGCTCTCAAACATTCCCTGGCTCCATGCTATCACACAGTGGTGTAGCTTGCTGATGCCAACACTTCCAGGGGGGGAttatggatttttcttttttattattaaaaaataaaaataaaattaaaaaaaaaaattcattttaaacatccctggagactttATTAAGATTTCCTGTAAGAGGACAGGGAGTCTAATacagaggggaaagaaacaagAACTTTGATTTTCATCAGAACAGGGCTTGGCTTTGTAAATGAAACACACTCACGTTCcccctcaccctgtccccagcccattcccaccccctccagcccaTAAACCAGACCCCAGGATCAATGCCCCATGTGTACAGAAATAAAGGCCAATCATGGACTTTCTGTGGCTTTCTGTTCAATgagtggctgagctgggagagggacagAACTGCTGTGTAGGACCCAGGTCCCATCCCGGCTGGAATGTGCTGATGCTGGGGATGGCAGCGAGCTGGGGCCGCGGTCACTGAAGATCACTTGTCCTGTCTGGGTGTTAATGAAAGGCTTAGCACACATTTCCCCTTTGCATTTTCTCTCTTCATTTCGTGTCTGATGGGAAAGAAACCTATTAGGAGGCTGGGAGACCTCatggccatccctggaggttttgaaggccaggctggacgtggggctgagcaacctgatccagcgtgaggtgtccctgcccatggcagggggtttggagctggatgatccttgagatcccttccaaccctaaccattctgtggttctgtgtccTCTAGCTGTTGGACAGAGTGACTCATGAACTTCCTTGAGTGCCACAGGATTCTCATGCACCAGCTTTGCATATGAAAaacaaggaaaggaagggaattgTCCATCTAAGGCctttctggagctgctcttgtaTTGAAAGGCCTTATGTGGACTTTCAGAGTCTGATTGGCTTACTGAGGGAGATGGAAGGTGGCTCCTCTGCTGGGTTTCCACCATGCAAAGGTGTGGTGCACAGGGAAGATCTGCAGAAAGAGAACacagagaagctgctctgctgggacagtgacagggtgaggggaaatggctttaGACTGGAGTAGGGGAGACTAGGGgggaaattctttacagcaaggatgggaacaggctgcccaggcaggtgggggagtcaccatccttggagctgTTCCAAAAGCTTGTAGGGcatagcacttcaggacatggtttaatggccatggtggtgttgcaCTGACAGACTCAGtggccttagaggtctttcccaaccttaatgactctgagattctaccaaaaaaaagtggaaaataTGGACAGTTATGGGTGAGGGTTTAATGGATTCTGAAAGACAGGGAAAACCACAATGAATATTTTGGGAAGGTGGATGCATCCTGCACTCCACGTGGAGACAGCGGTGAAGGTCACAGtggcagaggtgaggagaagcatcagagaagcaaaggtctgcaaaggaaaatgaaaccagaggctgaagagcagagagagccaAGGAAAAGCCTGGAAATAGTTTTCCAAAACCACAAAGATCACTGAGTAGATGAAAGAAATATTGTCCTTTCCTGGCCCACTGCAGGCAGGACAAGTGAAAGTGGATTCCATTCTAGAAACAGACTTTGAGGGCAGGTAGCAGAGCAGACTCCAAAGGATGAAAGTAAGGAAGCgttaagctgcagcacaggaggtcccagctcaacacaaggaggaacttcgtcactgggagggtcacagagctctggaacaggctgtccagagaggttgtggagtctccttctctggagactttcaaggcccttctggatgggttcctgtgtgacctgagctggattgtatggtcctgctctggcagggggcttggactcgatggtttctttgggtcccttccaacccctggcatcctgtgagaTCTCCCTCGTTTTAAGACTttaagaacaggctgcccagagaggttgtggagtttccttctctagagagattccaaaccctcctgggcatcgtgctcctgggcaagctgctgtgggtgccctgctgcagcagggagggttagactggatgatccccagaggtcccttctgatccTCACTGTGCTGGGATCCTGAAGTTTAATACACAAGAGCCAGGgcgaatcacagcatcacagagtggtttgagttgcaagggacctttaaaggtcatctaatccaacctccctgctggcagcagagacagCTTCAGGGAGAGTCTTTTGCATAACCTTGACAGCCAAAGACAAATGTAAAGCTACAAtgaaaagctggtgaagggtccagaGAACAGTTCTtatgaggagctgagggaagtggagtTCTGTagactggaggagaggaagctgagggcagacctcattgctctctagagctccctgaaaggaggttggagtcaggtgTGGGTCACtcacttctccctagtatcaactGCTTTAGCAAGTGATTGTTTGTTTCTTTACCCTCCCAGGGCACTCTCTGTCGATAATATTTACCAACTGACCTGGCAATTGTGGCCAATAGAATCCTTGTCAAGAGAACACCATGCAATAAGGGTTGGCTCCCTGCAGTGCCCTTAGATGTCAGTCAGTAAATATTTGATGTAAAGAATGCTCTGAGGGCTGAGCTGTTTATTTACTGAATGAAGGAGCTGGGTGAAACTGAATTAGATTTGAGGAACAACAGTGACAACTTGAACCTAGGGGCAAGAGACACAGCAGGCTGCTAACAACCTTTGATCTGGAGAAAGGAGTGGTGTAGAGTGTGAGATAAAGCCCCTGGAAGAGGTAAATCCTTCATTTTAAGGAGAATTTCAGCTTCTGGGGGGAGGGAATAACCTTAATTCTCTCCTGGATTTGAATCAATATGATGGACCCCTCTGGAATCCTGTTGGTAAAGGTGAGACTGTTGAAGCCACTGGCCAAATATCCCAGGGATTTCAAGCACAGGAACCAGCACAGGACcatcagcctgctcctgcactcagcCTCCACAGCTCTTGGCAGCAGGAGGCCCAAACACGCCAAGAGAAGCTGACCCTTGTGCTTAATTCAGTtttgagagggagagagaaagccaTTGATAGAGTGCCTGGTGCCTTCTAAGGGTTCCTGGTGCTGGGTGAACTGAGGCACAAGAACAGGAGTTCTGTAACTAAGAGCTGGCTTAGCTTTGAGGAAGAGCCAGGAAGCATGAGCTGAGCTCTTAAACCCGAGGATAAAACCTCCATTGCTAAAGGGTGATGCCATGAAAAGGGGAAACTGAAGCAAACCTTCATCATCAAGCTGCCAGGGTTGCAGTTCCTGCTTCTGGATGGCAGGAGGGCCAAAGAGCCTTCCTGGTGAGGGTTTGCATCTACAGATCTCTCTAAAGCCCTAACCACTTCCACCACTTTCGAGTCCCTGCTTCTGGATGGCATGGGAAGGCAAAGAACCTTGCTGTTGAGAACTTGCTTCTGCAACAGCCTTGGCCACCTCTTTAGAGAACACTGGACTCTCCCTAGGCTGGAAAGGG
The Dryobates pubescens isolate bDryPub1 chromosome 21, bDryPub1.pri, whole genome shotgun sequence DNA segment above includes these coding regions:
- the TMIE gene encoding transmembrane inner ear expressed protein is translated as MAWDPPLQHPFSWARSSSLFLSCSRAAVAQLIEATTAPPKKKPDPVTSETVVIWGLRLWQVVGIFAIFVLAVIITLCCIFKCRIPRTRKEIEARYAQRQAAKNYADKLDTVPPLNELTEIPGAQSAEEKKEEVPTVSGKVDKAQGKKDGAKDSKKKDGEKDQKEESKKEGKDGAKKKEGEKGEKGEKEEKGEKDDKKQGAGKKGEKEGEASKSGGGSKSNGKAGGNAKAPAKKK